Proteins encoded together in one Oscillospiraceae bacterium window:
- the mutL gene encoding DNA mismatch repair endonuclease MutL: protein MAEIRLLDKTVAELVAAGEVVERPASVIKELLENSIDAGAGQVTVEIQNGGMTFMRVTDNGCGIPEKQVPTAFLRHATSKISTADDLTAIGTLGFRGEALASIGAVAKVEMITKTADSELGCRAVMAGGEMVECYSTGCPNGTTILVRDLFYNIPARLKFMKKDVSEGNAVTAVVQRLALSHPETSVRFLRDGKEILFTPGNNKLYSAIYSVMGKEFAADLTRVEYSMNNVSVSGFVTKPYAAQGTRNNQVFFINGRYVRSRTCQVAIEQAFKNTISTGRFPAGVLNVKLPVELVDVNIHPAKTEVRFVNEQPVFDAVYYGIKSVLGGDNIPKFTGESFARISEKPVKTENIKIEVAPPPVISKNHSVEVTKTPVEIRDGIFEEKSQPQRVQPPERIVSSVSAVPPVQEPVREQYLETDNGEETEGLRLLGEVFSCYILTESKDGEKLFLVDKHAAHERILFERLKENFGKTDSQALLIAQPVTMSAEEQNAVLQNAETLRNLGFEIEDFGGSILLRQVPTYIGAADGPELLRELANQLASGGKTAGNSDMLDDLLHTTACKAAIKAGKESAPEELLEIVKTVLTDPRIRYCPHGRPVLIVMTKREFDRRFGRI from the coding sequence GTGGCGGAGATCAGGCTTCTTGATAAAACGGTCGCTGAGCTTGTTGCGGCAGGAGAGGTCGTGGAACGGCCCGCTTCGGTGATCAAAGAACTGTTGGAAAATTCCATTGACGCGGGTGCGGGGCAGGTCACCGTCGAAATTCAAAACGGCGGGATGACCTTTATGCGCGTGACCGACAACGGCTGCGGAATCCCAGAGAAACAGGTTCCGACGGCTTTTTTACGCCATGCGACCTCCAAAATCAGCACTGCCGACGATCTTACGGCCATCGGCACTTTGGGCTTTCGCGGTGAGGCACTGGCTTCGATCGGGGCGGTTGCCAAGGTCGAGATGATCACCAAAACCGCCGACAGTGAGCTGGGCTGCAGGGCGGTAATGGCGGGCGGTGAGATGGTCGAGTGTTATTCGACCGGCTGTCCCAACGGGACGACGATTTTAGTCAGAGACTTATTTTATAATATTCCGGCGCGGCTCAAGTTTATGAAAAAGGACGTCAGCGAGGGCAACGCCGTCACGGCGGTGGTGCAGCGGCTTGCGCTTTCGCACCCCGAGACGTCGGTGCGGTTTTTACGCGACGGAAAAGAGATTTTATTTACACCGGGCAACAACAAGCTCTATTCGGCGATTTATTCGGTGATGGGAAAAGAGTTCGCCGCCGATCTGACCCGTGTCGAGTACAGTATGAACAACGTCTCCGTCAGCGGTTTTGTGACCAAGCCGTATGCCGCGCAGGGCACCCGGAACAATCAGGTCTTTTTTATCAACGGGCGATATGTGCGCAGCAGAACTTGCCAGGTGGCTATCGAGCAGGCCTTTAAAAATACAATTTCGACCGGGCGGTTTCCCGCAGGCGTTTTAAACGTGAAGCTTCCGGTTGAACTCGTCGACGTCAACATTCATCCGGCCAAGACCGAGGTGCGGTTTGTCAACGAACAGCCGGTTTTCGACGCGGTTTATTACGGAATCAAGAGCGTTTTGGGCGGGGACAATATCCCCAAGTTCACCGGTGAGTCGTTTGCAAGAATCTCGGAAAAACCGGTCAAGACCGAAAACATAAAAATCGAGGTCGCTCCGCCGCCGGTCATTTCGAAAAACCACTCGGTTGAGGTGACAAAAACTCCTGTTGAAATCAGAGATGGAATTTTTGAAGAAAAATCGCAGCCGCAGCGCGTTCAACCCCCTGAGCGGATCGTATCTTCTGTGTCGGCTGTACCTCCGGTTCAGGAGCCGGTGCGGGAGCAATATCTGGAGACCGACAATGGTGAGGAGACCGAGGGCCTTCGCCTGCTCGGAGAGGTGTTTTCGTGTTATATTCTCACTGAGAGCAAAGACGGCGAAAAGCTGTTTTTGGTGGACAAACACGCTGCGCATGAGCGAATTTTATTTGAGCGATTGAAAGAGAATTTCGGGAAAACCGACAGCCAGGCGTTATTGATCGCACAGCCGGTGACGATGAGCGCCGAGGAACAAAACGCTGTACTGCAAAACGCCGAGACGCTGCGAAACCTCGGGTTTGAAATTGAGGATTTCGGCGGGAGCATTCTGCTGCGGCAGGTGCCGACCTATATCGGTGCGGCCGACGGGCCCGAGCTGCTGCGGGAACTGGCAAATCAACTGGCTTCAGGCGGTAAGACCGCCGGGAATTCGGATATGCTCGACGATTTGCTGCACACAACCGCTTGTAAAGCTGCGATAAAAGCCGGAAAAGAGAGCGCGCCCGAAGAACTCCTTGAGATTGTGAAAACCGTTCTGACCGATCCGCGCATCCGGTATTGCCCGCACGGACGGCCTGTTTTGATTGTGATGACCAAACGTGAATTTGACCGCCGGTTCGGCAGAATTTGA
- the miaA gene encoding tRNA (adenosine(37)-N6)-dimethylallyltransferase MiaA, with product MRNVIVLTGPTASGKTSLAIKLAKAYGGEIVGADSMQIYSGMDIATAKPTEQERTEIPHHLIDVVEPGEDFSVFRWYEEAKKAITGTHKRGHLPIVVGGTGQYISTLLHNINYTGEKSDPELRMRLEKEYDQSGGATMLAKLRKIDPEAAVKLHENDRSRILRGLELAETGLTKSRQNELSHGEKIYDICAVQLNFLSRETLYTRIDARVDEMFALGLEQEAQKIRPMLGPTSAQAIGYKELFAYFDGKQSLDEAKSRIKQATRNYAKRQLTWMRAEIGLNRIFADSGADLFGLSTKILQLCGIIC from the coding sequence ATGCGAAACGTCATCGTCCTGACGGGACCAACCGCCTCGGGCAAGACTTCACTTGCGATTAAACTGGCCAAAGCATACGGCGGCGAGATCGTGGGGGCCGATTCGATGCAGATTTATTCCGGTATGGATATCGCCACCGCCAAACCGACGGAACAAGAACGGACGGAAATACCGCACCATTTGATTGACGTCGTCGAACCCGGCGAGGATTTTTCGGTCTTTCGCTGGTATGAAGAGGCCAAAAAAGCGATTACAGGGACTCATAAGCGGGGACATCTGCCCATTGTCGTCGGGGGTACAGGGCAATATATTTCGACATTACTGCACAACATCAATTATACCGGGGAAAAGTCCGATCCCGAACTGAGAATGCGATTGGAAAAGGAATATGATCAATCGGGTGGTGCAACAATGCTTGCAAAACTGCGGAAAATCGACCCAGAAGCCGCTGTTAAATTGCATGAAAACGACCGTTCTCGCATTTTGCGGGGGTTGGAATTAGCCGAAACCGGACTGACCAAGAGCCGGCAAAATGAGCTTTCTCACGGCGAAAAAATCTATGATATCTGCGCTGTTCAGCTGAACTTTTTATCGCGGGAAACGCTTTATACCCGCATTGACGCACGGGTTGATGAGATGTTTGCGCTGGGTTTAGAACAGGAAGCGCAAAAAATTCGCCCGATGCTGGGGCCGACTTCGGCACAGGCGATCGGATATAAAGAATTGTTCGCTTATTTCGACGGAAAACAGTCACTTGATGAGGCAAAGAGCCGCATCAAACAGGCCACGCGTAATTATGCCAAACGGCAGCTCACTTGGATGCGGGCAGAAATCGGTTTAAATCGCATTTTCGCCGACTCCGGTGCCGATTTATTTGGCCTTTCTACAAAAATCTTGCAATTATGCGGCATAAT
- a CDS encoding MATE family efflux transporter: MNLTAGSAEFEAEMRQRLIRNSGLMTEGPIAKQLLIYAIPILLSSFLQQLYNIVDTMVAGKLINYNALAAVGANGVIVSLLVGFFLGFTTGGSVIISQAFGARDTKGVFDGVHTAVGVSIAAGVLLTGLGLVFTPALLKLINTPEEVRGMAIQYLTIYFCGTVPVMLYNMGSAILRAVGNSTLPLVFLAVAAGMNTVLDFVFVGGLKMGIAGTAWATVISQTLAAALTVAALMRTEGIYKLFIRKIRIKKDVLFQILKLGVPAGLQTSVISLSNILIQRAINGFGAVVMAGAAVAGKVDGIVGGTIASFGLATTGFSGQNYGAGRIDRVKKGARIGFLMSFSACIIMSGILLIFRNQVASLFNEDPQVIKSAVQMMVMMLPLYWVYGIVDIFGGTMRGAGSTFVPMVVILVGMCLMRMVWIAVAAPVFSDVRAVFAVYPISWIWTAIPMWLIYLRGKWNKKGEGVISCETSSS; this comes from the coding sequence GTGAATTTGACCGCCGGTTCGGCAGAATTTGAGGCAGAGATGAGACAGCGATTGATCCGCAATTCCGGTCTGATGACCGAGGGTCCCATTGCCAAGCAACTCTTAATTTATGCGATACCGATTTTGCTGAGCAGCTTTTTACAGCAATTATATAATATCGTAGACACAATGGTGGCCGGAAAACTCATCAATTACAACGCCCTTGCCGCCGTCGGTGCAAACGGCGTCATTGTCAGTTTGTTGGTGGGTTTCTTTTTGGGTTTTACGACCGGCGGAAGCGTGATCATCTCGCAGGCATTCGGCGCGCGGGACACCAAAGGGGTCTTTGACGGTGTCCATACCGCGGTCGGCGTATCAATTGCGGCCGGGGTTTTGCTGACCGGACTCGGGCTGGTTTTTACTCCTGCGCTGCTTAAGCTGATCAACACGCCGGAGGAAGTCCGGGGGATGGCGATACAGTATTTGACTATCTATTTTTGCGGCACGGTTCCGGTGATGCTTTATAACATGGGTTCGGCGATTCTGCGTGCGGTAGGTAATTCGACGCTGCCGCTCGTCTTTTTGGCCGTCGCAGCCGGAATGAATACGGTCTTGGATTTTGTATTCGTGGGCGGATTGAAAATGGGCATCGCGGGAACGGCATGGGCGACCGTGATTTCGCAGACGCTGGCGGCGGCATTGACTGTTGCGGCACTGATGCGAACCGAGGGCATTTATAAGCTTTTCATCCGAAAAATCCGCATCAAAAAGGATGTTTTATTTCAAATTTTAAAACTCGGCGTTCCGGCGGGACTGCAGACCTCCGTGATTTCACTGTCCAACATTCTGATTCAACGTGCCATTAACGGATTCGGCGCGGTCGTGATGGCTGGTGCGGCGGTCGCGGGCAAGGTAGACGGGATTGTCGGCGGGACGATCGCCTCATTCGGACTTGCAACAACAGGTTTTTCCGGGCAAAATTACGGCGCGGGACGAATTGACCGGGTTAAAAAAGGTGCAAGAATCGGATTTTTGATGTCTTTCTCCGCTTGCATTATCATGAGCGGAATTTTATTGATTTTCAGAAATCAGGTGGCCTCACTGTTCAACGAGGATCCGCAGGTCATTAAAAGTGCGGTGCAAATGATGGTAATGATGCTGCCGCTTTATTGGGTGTACGGAATTGTGGATATTTTCGGCGGCACGATGCGGGGCGCCGGTTCGACTTTTGTGCCGATGGTCGTGATCCTGGTTGGGATGTGTTTAATGCGGATGGTATGGATTGCCGTCGCCGCTCCTGTTTTCAGCGATGTACGAGCGGTATTTGCCGTATATCCGATTTCTTGGATCTGGACTGCCATACCGATGTGGCTGATCTATCTGCGCGGGAAATGGAATAAGAAAGGTGAGGGGGTCATTTCATGCGAAACGTCATCGTCCTGA